AATTCTAGTTAATCTCGTACATTGCTGCTCAATGCAATCTGATTCATCGCTGTAGTTGCCAGACCAAAAGTGTTTAGTACGCCTAGGAAAATTCCCCGATTCCACTGTTCTTTCTCAGAAATAGACACTATTTGGAATTTTCCCGTTAATATCTTCAAATTACGTCATTAATGCACTAGGAAGACCCCTTTATGTATCAGGAgatacatatttgttttgcACCCGGTTATGTGCTATTTGGTCTGACGTGTATAAATGAAATGGCGCCCTCCCTTGGTATTGGCTGACTTTGCGGCCATATTGCATCATCACAATTTCACAAGTGCGTGACTAATCGAATTTTCTCGACCCAGAAATGTACGCATTTGTTGTGGCAATTCAACCTGGTAATTCCGTTGTTTGGCTTAGGTCGTGTGTCGCGTTTTGCTTGAAAGGCATGTCATGTCGGTGTGCATAATGTTTGTAGTGTGTGTGTCGGCTGATAAAGTGGATCGCCATTGTGTCGGACATATTCTGTTTTCCTATCGAGTGCAAAAGCAAACGTCGTCATCTCCATTCGTGTTCGAAGATTATTGTTGATAAGTTGTGCTGCACTAGCAAATAAATTAGTTTCGCGCAGAAGATCGGTCGCCATTATCACTTTGGAAAGTGTCCGGTAATTTCCAATCTTAAACTCAATAAAAATCGGGAATTTCAGCCCCAGTGAGAGCTAAATCCAAGGTACACATTGCTGTCAAGGAGAAAAGTTTCCGTACAAAAACAAAAGTCCTCGCGTTGTGTTCGATTCAGTGAACTTAGTTTTAAACATTTCTTTTGTTCTGCGTTCACAGATTTTTAATCAACATGAAAGCCTTTGTCGCAGTTACGTTAGCCACCCTTTTAGCGGTCGTATATGGCGCAGACGTCGATGTGTGCCACAGTAGCGTGTTGACCGCTTGCGACGGGCGGGAAGGAGGTGAGTGGGGGTTTCTGGACCTCTTTTCGCATGTTTTATCATTCTGCCTTTCTAGGGGAGGTTGCTTGCAACTCTTTGCACGGAGGTTTCAAACATGCCGAGAGGGACATGCAATCGTACGTGAATTCGCAACTTGCAACATCATATGACTACTTGCTCCTGTCTACCCACTTCAACTCCTACCAGAAACACCGACCAGGCTTCGAGAAGCTGTTCAAGGAGCTCTCTGACAAAGCCTGGGATAATGCTGTGAACCTCATTAAAAAAATTACGCAAAGAGGCGGTGTCACAAATCTTAATGAGAAGCACGAAATTCCATCAACTATTTCTCGTGGCAAGCAACCAAGTCTGGAAGTTGATGAACTCCACTCATTGGCCCTGGCTCTGGATTCTGAAAAGAAATTGGCTGGCGATGCTCAACGTATTCACCGCCGCATTTCCCGATTGGACAAGGAAGAACATTACGATCCTGAAGTCAGTCACTTCATAGAGGAGAAGTTCCTGGAGGAACAAGCCAGCACCATCCGTAAACTTTCTGGGTATGCCAATGATTTGGCTAAGCTCGTGAGCGTTCCGGATCCTTCACTCAGCGTTTATTTGTTTGACGAGTATCTTCAAAAACAATAAATGGACGGTGTTCGCCAACCTAGGgattatttttcgaggattcccTTCTAGCTATatcgttttgaaaatttttgtgtAGACACGGAAATTATATGTTTAACTTCAATTCATTATTTTGTGATAGAAGtatctgaaataaaaattattcattAAAGGCAACTGCTT
The window above is part of the Hermetia illucens chromosome 3, iHerIll2.2.curated.20191125, whole genome shotgun sequence genome. Proteins encoded here:
- the LOC119652653 gene encoding ferritin heavy polypeptide-like 17: MKAFVAVTLATLLAVVYGADVDVCHSSVLTACDGREGGEVACNSLHGGFKHAERDMQSYVNSQLATSYDYLLLSTHFNSYQKHRPGFEKLFKELSDKAWDNAVNLIKKITQRGGVTNLNEKHEIPSTISRGKQPSLEVDELHSLALALDSEKKLAGDAQRIHRRISRLDKEEHYDPEVSHFIEEKFLEEQASTIRKLSGYANDLAKLVSVPDPSLSVYLFDEYLQKQ